The following are encoded together in the Methanomassiliicoccales archaeon genome:
- a CDS encoding CoB--CoM heterodisulfide reductase iron-sulfur subunit A family protein, protein MERAVLVIGGGVAGIQASLDLADKGVIVHLVEKEPSIGGRMAQLDKTFPTNDCSICILAPKMADCYGHPNINVLTYSEVVGLEGSKGHFRVKVLKKARYVDEDKCTGCGECFQKCPTKDIPNEFEMGLTTRRAIYMPFLQAVPRVATIDRNHCKYLTEGKCGVCKKVCKRDAIDYDMKDQLIELEVGAIIVATGFDVWDPKIASEYGYGRFPNVFTAMEYERMINAAGPTGGHIKRRSDGKGPKKIAFIQCVGSRNVQLNHPYCCAVCCMHSTKEAMLAKEHDEEIKATIFYKDMRSCAKGFYEYVVRAKTDYGVEYINSDGTVQEETENHDPIVSYDVAGRPERRAFDMVVLATTLVPRPGTAELAKVLGLTLDEFGFIKSKDRILAPVETNVPGIFIAGYCAGPADIPESVAQGSAAAAKAAEVLLESRVFA, encoded by the coding sequence TTGGAAAGGGCTGTATTGGTGATCGGTGGAGGTGTCGCCGGCATACAAGCGTCTCTGGATCTGGCGGACAAAGGTGTGATCGTACATCTTGTCGAGAAAGAGCCCAGCATAGGGGGGCGAATGGCTCAGCTCGACAAGACTTTCCCAACGAACGACTGTTCCATATGCATTCTTGCGCCAAAGATGGCTGACTGCTACGGACACCCAAACATTAATGTTTTGACTTATTCCGAAGTCGTCGGTCTGGAGGGTAGCAAGGGCCATTTCAGGGTTAAGGTGCTGAAGAAGGCACGTTATGTTGATGAAGATAAGTGCACCGGTTGTGGTGAGTGTTTTCAGAAGTGCCCCACTAAGGACATTCCGAACGAGTTCGAAATGGGTCTCACAACACGAAGGGCGATCTACATGCCGTTTCTGCAGGCTGTTCCGAGGGTTGCAACAATCGACAGAAACCACTGCAAGTACCTAACTGAAGGCAAATGCGGTGTATGTAAGAAGGTCTGCAAAAGGGATGCAATCGATTACGACATGAAAGATCAACTTATTGAACTGGAAGTAGGCGCAATCATCGTCGCAACCGGCTTCGACGTCTGGGATCCAAAGATCGCGTCTGAATATGGCTACGGGAGATTCCCGAATGTTTTCACTGCGATGGAATATGAGAGGATGATCAATGCCGCTGGTCCCACTGGAGGCCATATCAAAAGGCGGTCGGATGGGAAAGGGCCTAAGAAAATCGCGTTCATCCAATGCGTTGGTTCCAGAAATGTGCAGTTGAACCACCCATACTGCTGCGCTGTCTGTTGCATGCACTCAACCAAGGAGGCGATGCTGGCAAAGGAACACGATGAGGAGATCAAAGCAACAATTTTCTATAAAGATATGAGGTCATGTGCAAAGGGCTTCTACGAGTACGTGGTGAGGGCAAAGACGGATTATGGTGTTGAATACATCAATTCCGACGGCACAGTGCAGGAAGAAACGGAGAATCACGATCCCATTGTTTCTTATGATGTCGCTGGGCGACCTGAGCGCAGGGCATTCGATATGGTTGTCTTAGCGACGACACTCGTTCCGAGGCCGGGGACTGCCGAACTCGCGAAAGTCTTGGGACTAACCCTTGATGAATTCGGATTTATTAAATCGAAAGATCGAATACTAGCACCTGTCGAGACGAATGTGCCAGGTATTTTTATTGCTGGATACTGCGCTGGACCAGCCGATATTCCGGAATCGGTTGCGCAGGGATCGGCCGCAGCGGCAAAGGCCGCTGAAGTGCTTCTCGAGTCGAGGGTGTTCGCATGA
- a CDS encoding (Fe-S)-binding protein — MGELDELIEETGAHDCVECGKCTSVCPVARINPKFAPRLIVLRALEGVSDSLSRDRDIWSCITCEMCNDMCPYEVNYSGFILGLRTRAMKAGNLPDCSQSGAVHTYQRLMARGNRQNRLKWVTPEMKIKEKGDVFYFTGCAVHLGTLFSDKAGELRNTPGSYVRMLNAAGIEPVVSNDEVCCGHDLLWAGDEDTMLKLMDKNVEVIRNSGAKTVVFSCPECLRTFEIDYQDFLGDFDFELVHVSEYLLDLIDNGKLNFDPKGEKVTYQDSCRLGRHLGIYDPPRELISALGMELIEMQNNREKAGCCGVNAFANCGEVSQKLQLDRLLEAAATGADTMLTFCPKCVIHFNCLLKSPKLPVPHEKVKILVREFGNVLAEQLQRGGDR; from the coding sequence ATGGGTGAACTGGATGAACTGATCGAGGAGACAGGAGCACATGACTGTGTTGAATGCGGCAAATGCACGTCTGTCTGTCCAGTCGCCCGCATCAATCCAAAGTTTGCTCCACGCCTGATTGTACTGAGAGCGCTCGAAGGTGTTTCAGACAGCTTGAGCAGGGATAGAGACATATGGTCCTGCATCACATGTGAAATGTGCAACGATATGTGTCCCTACGAGGTGAACTATTCAGGGTTCATACTGGGACTGAGAACAAGAGCGATGAAGGCAGGAAACTTGCCTGATTGTTCTCAATCTGGTGCGGTGCACACCTACCAGAGGCTCATGGCAAGAGGGAACAGACAGAACAGACTGAAATGGGTTACCCCTGAGATGAAAATCAAGGAAAAGGGTGACGTTTTCTATTTCACAGGTTGCGCTGTTCATCTGGGAACACTGTTCTCCGACAAGGCGGGCGAGTTAAGGAATACGCCAGGTAGCTATGTCAGGATGCTCAATGCCGCAGGGATCGAGCCGGTTGTAAGCAACGACGAGGTCTGTTGTGGCCACGATTTACTCTGGGCAGGTGATGAGGATACGATGCTCAAGTTAATGGATAAAAATGTCGAAGTGATCCGCAACTCTGGTGCCAAAACAGTCGTTTTCTCATGTCCTGAATGCCTGAGAACCTTTGAAATCGACTACCAGGACTTTCTTGGTGATTTTGACTTTGAACTCGTTCACGTGTCTGAGTATTTACTTGACCTCATTGACAACGGAAAACTGAATTTCGACCCGAAAGGAGAAAAAGTTACCTACCAAGATTCATGCAGATTAGGAAGACATCTCGGTATCTATGACCCGCCACGGGAGCTCATCAGTGCACTAGGAATGGAGCTCATCGAAATGCAAAATAATAGGGAGAAGGCAGGTTGTTGCGGCGTCAATGCATTTGCGAATTGCGGGGAAGTCTCGCAAAAACTGCAATTAGATCGACTTCTCGAGGCGGCGGCAACGGGAGCAGATACGATGCTCACCTTCTGCCCCAAATGCGTGATTCATTTCAATTGCTTGCTAAAAAGTCCAAAACTTCCGGTTCCTCATGAAAAGGTGAAAATACTCGTGAGGGAATTCGGGAACGTCCTCGCCGAGCAGCTGCAGAGAGGAGGTGACCGATGA
- a CDS encoding hydrogenase iron-sulfur subunit yields the protein MNSFEPQIIAFCCNWCSYAGADLAGVSRYQYPPNAKIIRVMCSGRVEPQFILRAFELGADGVLVAGCHIGDCHYISGNEKCQEKVKITSELLELLGIDRKRLRLEWISASEGAKFAETMRSFTEELRQLGPSPFKEVK from the coding sequence GTGAACAGTTTCGAACCACAGATCATCGCATTCTGCTGCAACTGGTGTTCGTATGCAGGCGCAGACCTCGCAGGCGTCAGTCGATATCAATACCCGCCCAATGCAAAGATCATCAGGGTTATGTGTTCTGGGAGGGTAGAACCGCAATTCATCCTTAGGGCGTTTGAACTCGGCGCGGACGGAGTTCTCGTTGCTGGTTGCCATATCGGGGATTGCCACTATATTTCTGGTAATGAGAAGTGCCAAGAAAAAGTCAAAATTACAAGCGAACTGCTGGAGCTCCTGGGAATCGACAGGAAAAGACTGAGGCTCGAATGGATTTCGGCTTCGGAAGGCGCGAAATTCGCTGAGACGATGCGTTCATTTACAGAAGAGTTGAGACAACTCGGTCCAAGTCCTTTTAAAGAGGTGAAGTGA
- a CDS encoding CoB--CoM heterodisulfide reductase iron-sulfur subunit A family protein has product MPEEIVGAALVIGGGIGGVQAALDLADSGFKVYLVDSSPSIGGTMAQLDKTFPTNDCSMCIMAPKLVSAGRHRNIEIISNAEITKVEGRAGHFKVTVTKHYPYIDPQKCTGCGICAEHCPIEGPNWFDENLAPRKAIYVPFPQAVPLVYTIEKGMCIGCGECQKVCSAQAIEFKPYDEESRVIDVGAIVLSMGFDKFKAFKKREYGYGIFPNVITNSEFERMLSASGPTGGHIIRPSDGDIPKRIAFIQCVGSRDAQLGHGYCSSICCMAALKEAIIAQEHEPDIRCHIFFMDVRAFGKEFEEYRIRAEEEYGIKISRNTRVAGIEEDHATGNLIIRYYRETEDLKDELVEETFDLVVLSVGMIPSDDAHRLCKKLGIKLNEFGYCWTSDFSPLETNVPGIFVCGTFSSPKDIPDTVAQGSGVAAKVGSLLSTARGTLVSVGEYPEEIDVTGQEPRIGVFVCHCGINIGGIIDVPAVTAYARTLPGVVYAEDNLYTCSSDTQERIKEKIKEYKLNRVVVASCTPRTHEPLFRNTLREAGLNPYLFEMANIRDQCSWVHMKEKEKATKKAKDLVRMSVMRAALLSPLPTQKVPVKKAALVIGGGLAGMTAALEIAAQGYPVHIVEKEKELGGNLRRIRYLITGSDPREILNEIIKKVSENPLIKTHLATTVEDISGYVGNFTTTLSSGEKIEHGVIIVATGGVEYRPEEYLYGVSSRVVTQTQFGKMLEEDNLSAKTVAIIQCVGSRNREFPNCSRICCFTSIANAIELKRRHPETTVYILYKDIRTYGFKEAYYTEAARLGVVFLRYGEDDPPVLKETNGQLELTVKDQFLMEDFVIHPDLVVLNAAVRPNPDNERLAKMLKVPLTKDGYFLEAHMKLRPVDFATEGVFLAGLAHWPKLIEESISQACGAAARAITVLSKDELEAEAVVSCVDEAKCRGCGRCEEVCEFSAATVREVAPGVLKAYINPALCKGCGACAVACCTGAITTKHFTDEQILTMVEAALREGVV; this is encoded by the coding sequence ATGCCAGAGGAAATAGTTGGAGCGGCACTCGTCATCGGTGGTGGCATAGGTGGTGTGCAGGCCGCCCTCGATCTCGCTGATTCAGGATTTAAGGTCTACCTGGTGGATTCAAGCCCGAGCATTGGTGGAACAATGGCCCAGCTCGACAAGACTTTTCCGACGAACGATTGTTCGATGTGCATTATGGCTCCAAAGCTTGTCTCAGCTGGTAGGCATCGTAATATCGAAATCATCAGCAATGCCGAAATCACAAAAGTTGAGGGGCGAGCAGGCCACTTCAAAGTGACCGTGACTAAACATTACCCATACATCGACCCTCAGAAATGTACAGGGTGTGGGATCTGCGCAGAGCACTGTCCGATCGAAGGACCAAATTGGTTCGACGAAAACCTGGCTCCCAGGAAAGCGATCTATGTCCCCTTCCCTCAGGCTGTTCCCCTTGTCTACACTATCGAAAAGGGCATGTGTATCGGATGTGGCGAATGTCAGAAGGTCTGTAGCGCGCAGGCGATTGAGTTTAAACCATATGACGAGGAGTCGAGGGTGATCGACGTCGGCGCAATCGTCTTGAGCATGGGCTTTGATAAGTTCAAGGCCTTCAAGAAGAGAGAATACGGTTACGGGATTTTTCCTAATGTGATCACGAATTCAGAATTTGAGCGTATGCTCAGTGCCTCGGGCCCAACTGGAGGCCATATCATCCGACCATCTGATGGAGATATTCCAAAAAGAATTGCCTTTATTCAATGCGTTGGGTCGCGCGATGCACAACTCGGCCACGGATATTGCTCATCGATCTGCTGTATGGCGGCACTGAAAGAGGCGATCATTGCACAAGAGCACGAGCCAGATATCCGATGCCATATTTTCTTCATGGACGTGAGGGCCTTCGGCAAAGAGTTCGAAGAGTACAGAATAAGGGCTGAGGAGGAATACGGCATCAAGATATCGAGAAACACGCGAGTTGCCGGAATTGAGGAAGACCACGCTACCGGGAACCTTATTATCAGGTACTATAGGGAAACGGAAGACCTGAAAGATGAGCTTGTCGAGGAGACTTTCGACCTCGTTGTCTTGTCGGTTGGGATGATACCGTCCGATGATGCGCATCGTCTTTGCAAGAAACTCGGAATTAAGCTCAATGAATTCGGTTATTGCTGGACATCGGACTTTTCTCCACTCGAGACAAATGTCCCGGGAATTTTTGTCTGCGGCACATTTTCTTCACCAAAAGATATCCCTGACACTGTCGCACAAGGGAGTGGGGTCGCCGCAAAGGTTGGTTCACTATTAAGCACCGCACGAGGAACACTGGTCAGCGTGGGAGAGTATCCAGAAGAAATTGATGTTACCGGCCAGGAGCCAAGGATCGGTGTCTTTGTTTGCCACTGCGGTATCAACATCGGTGGAATTATAGACGTCCCGGCAGTGACGGCATATGCAAGAACGCTTCCAGGGGTCGTTTATGCTGAGGACAACCTCTATACGTGTTCATCAGATACGCAGGAGCGAATCAAAGAGAAGATCAAGGAGTACAAACTCAACCGTGTTGTTGTCGCATCTTGCACACCGAGAACACATGAACCGCTCTTCCGTAACACACTAAGGGAGGCGGGGCTTAATCCCTACCTCTTTGAAATGGCGAACATCCGAGACCAGTGTTCATGGGTTCATATGAAGGAAAAAGAAAAAGCGACGAAAAAGGCGAAAGATTTGGTAAGAATGTCGGTTATGAGGGCGGCGCTTTTAAGTCCGCTTCCCACTCAAAAAGTCCCAGTCAAGAAAGCTGCGCTCGTGATCGGAGGTGGGCTCGCCGGAATGACCGCAGCTCTCGAGATCGCGGCACAGGGCTACCCCGTTCACATAGTAGAGAAGGAAAAAGAATTGGGGGGCAATCTCAGACGGATCAGATATTTGATTACGGGTTCAGATCCGAGAGAGATATTGAACGAGATTATTAAGAAAGTGAGTGAGAATCCTCTCATCAAAACTCATCTCGCAACGACAGTGGAAGACATTTCTGGGTATGTCGGCAATTTTACCACGACACTTTCTAGTGGCGAGAAGATTGAACATGGCGTCATTATTGTTGCAACGGGAGGTGTCGAATACCGTCCGGAAGAATATCTTTATGGCGTATCGTCTCGCGTAGTGACGCAGACTCAATTTGGCAAGATGCTCGAGGAAGACAATCTTAGTGCAAAAACGGTGGCAATTATTCAATGCGTCGGCTCAAGAAATCGCGAATTTCCGAATTGTAGCAGGATTTGCTGTTTTACATCGATCGCAAACGCAATCGAACTCAAACGGAGGCATCCCGAAACGACCGTTTACATCCTATACAAGGATATCCGAACTTATGGGTTCAAAGAAGCCTACTACACAGAAGCCGCACGCCTCGGCGTTGTTTTCCTTCGATACGGGGAGGACGATCCACCAGTTTTGAAAGAGACAAACGGGCAATTGGAATTGACCGTCAAGGATCAATTCCTGATGGAAGACTTCGTCATCCATCCTGATCTGGTTGTGCTGAACGCTGCAGTGAGGCCAAATCCCGATAACGAGCGTCTCGCCAAGATGCTCAAGGTGCCGTTGACCAAGGACGGCTACTTCTTAGAAGCCCATATGAAACTGCGACCCGTAGATTTCGCAACAGAGGGTGTTTTCCTCGCTGGCCTCGCCCACTGGCCTAAACTCATTGAGGAAAGCATCTCACAGGCGTGCGGGGCTGCTGCAAGAGCCATAACAGTTCTTTCGAAAGATGAACTTGAAGCTGAAGCAGTGGTCTCCTGCGTCGATGAGGCGAAATGCCGCGGATGCGGTCGATGTGAAGAGGTTTGCGAGTTCTCAGCTGCCACGGTCAGGGAAGTTGCACCGGGCGTTTTAAAAGCCTATATCAACCCCGCACTCTGCAAAGGCTGTGGCGCATGTGCTGTCGCTTGCTGCACTGGCGCGATCACGACAAAGCACTTCACTGACGAGCAGATTTTGACGATGGTAGAAGCCGCGTTGAGGGAGGGGGTTGTGTGA
- a CDS encoding hydrogenase iron-sulfur subunit — protein sequence MTEQYEPRIIAFCCNWCSYAAADLAGTSRLQYPPNVRIIKVMCTGRIDPVFVLQAFRHGADGVLVAGCHPRGCFYVTGNEKAAYRMEFLQDIMPMIGLDPKRLRLEWIAGSEPDKFAKICREMVEELRKIGPTPLKGGIF from the coding sequence ATGACAGAGCAATACGAACCGCGCATCATCGCTTTCTGCTGTAACTGGTGTTCATACGCGGCCGCGGACCTCGCAGGTACGTCTAGACTGCAGTATCCACCTAATGTTAGAATCATCAAAGTTATGTGCACTGGAAGGATCGACCCGGTTTTCGTATTGCAAGCATTCAGACATGGCGCAGATGGAGTACTTGTCGCAGGCTGTCATCCCAGAGGATGTTTTTACGTGACTGGAAACGAGAAAGCTGCCTATAGAATGGAATTCCTCCAAGATATCATGCCAATGATAGGACTTGACCCGAAACGTTTGAGACTTGAATGGATCGCGGGATCAGAGCCAGACAAATTCGCGAAGATATGCAGGGAAATGGTTGAAGAATTGAGGAAAATTGGCCCGACGCCGCTTAAGGGAGGGATTTTCTGA
- a CDS encoding heterodisulfide reductase-related iron-sulfur binding cluster yields the protein MASIWVIDTKDARTVAKYGLFYGCLIPNRYPGIERSIKIILEKLGCSQLFSEMPQATCCPVPGIFYSSDKETWLAIAARNLCIAQDRKQELVTFCNGCFSSFLMATEQLSDPKKLGVINRILKNVLMKYTGIPRVTPEGRRVLDPIKVRHFIDVLYNDIGLESIRSAVVNPLKGLKVAVHYGCHYLRPTERECIEDPVNPIMVDEIVESLGAESVNYENKLDCCGAGGGVRSYVVDLATAISKDKLMNISEVGADLIVTPCPYCLLQLDTVQGRLELTHIPVFHVAQLIALAMGAEPQYLGLEAHEVQADKIISKYGGTK from the coding sequence TTGGCATCGATCTGGGTGATTGATACGAAGGATGCAAGAACGGTTGCTAAATATGGATTGTTCTACGGGTGCCTCATACCAAACAGGTATCCTGGCATTGAGCGATCGATCAAGATTATCCTCGAAAAGCTAGGGTGCAGCCAACTTTTCAGCGAGATGCCGCAAGCGACGTGCTGCCCTGTTCCTGGCATCTTCTACTCGTCTGACAAAGAGACGTGGCTCGCCATAGCTGCAAGGAACCTATGCATCGCGCAGGACCGAAAACAAGAACTTGTCACTTTCTGCAACGGCTGTTTTTCATCCTTTTTAATGGCCACCGAGCAGTTGTCCGATCCGAAAAAACTCGGAGTGATCAATAGAATTCTCAAGAATGTGCTCATGAAGTATACGGGGATTCCGAGAGTGACACCCGAAGGCCGCAGGGTCCTGGACCCCATCAAGGTTAGGCACTTCATTGATGTTTTATACAATGATATTGGGCTTGAATCAATAAGGTCTGCCGTCGTGAACCCCCTTAAAGGATTGAAGGTCGCTGTTCATTATGGGTGTCACTACCTCCGTCCAACGGAAAGAGAGTGTATCGAAGACCCTGTTAATCCGATAATGGTCGATGAGATCGTCGAATCGCTAGGCGCTGAATCGGTCAATTACGAAAACAAACTTGACTGTTGCGGGGCAGGGGGCGGTGTCAGATCGTATGTTGTTGATCTAGCAACTGCAATTTCAAAAGATAAGTTAATGAATATCAGTGAAGTTGGCGCAGACCTTATTGTAACGCCCTGCCCATATTGTCTCCTCCAGCTCGATACGGTGCAGGGACGACTTGAGTTGACGCATATACCTGTTTTCCACGTCGCTCAACTTATCGCACTCGCCATGGGGGCCGAGCCACAATACCTTGGTCTTGAAGCACATGAGGTTCAGGCCGATAAGATTATTTCAAAATATGGGGGGACAAAATGA
- a CDS encoding 4Fe-4S dicluster domain-containing protein — protein MAMGRARKEFITSERERLLEEVPIVDEECNRDFIKAIIEMGGGDVQVCLQCGNCTGVCPVSLKTENKIRNIIKMCQMGLKEKVLSTPWVCATCHRCYEHCPAGMNPAELIVALRHIVVRELGPPPFVVSISNNVANLGQAVEISDEILNLRKKIGLNEKPFDERYRSKAIMDLKTIMKATGYDKLIGIDLGD, from the coding sequence ATGGCTATGGGTCGGGCAAGAAAAGAATTCATTACCAGTGAAAGAGAAAGACTGCTGGAGGAAGTACCAATTGTCGACGAGGAATGCAACCGCGACTTCATTAAGGCCATTATTGAGATGGGCGGTGGCGATGTACAGGTTTGCCTTCAGTGTGGAAACTGCACAGGTGTCTGCCCCGTTTCGTTGAAAACAGAAAATAAGATTAGGAATATTATAAAAATGTGCCAGATGGGATTAAAGGAGAAGGTTTTATCAACTCCATGGGTTTGCGCAACATGTCATCGCTGTTATGAACACTGCCCCGCTGGCATGAACCCAGCGGAGTTGATTGTTGCCCTAAGGCATATCGTTGTCCGAGAACTCGGCCCACCGCCATTCGTCGTTTCCATATCAAATAATGTGGCAAATCTTGGCCAGGCGGTCGAAATATCAGATGAGATTTTGAATTTGAGGAAAAAGATTGGATTGAACGAGAAACCATTTGACGAACGATACCGGTCTAAAGCGATCATGGACCTCAAAACGATTATGAAAGCAACTGGTTACGACAAGCTCATTGGCATCGATCTGGGTGATTGA
- a CDS encoding CoB--CoM heterodisulfide reductase iron-sulfur subunit A family protein, whose amino-acid sequence MNLQTGAKVGVFICKCGANINSVVDCENVKSYASQLPGVTLSICNDYLCSPDGLMQMREEIRKSNITSVVVAACTPRICEKIFRDNIEKAGLNRNMLHVANIREQCSWVHANEPFKATEKAKNLVKMGVSRAKTLVPAEGVDVELKQEVLVIGGGVAGVEAAYKLAELGFKVHLVEKKPMLGGNMATMFTCLLWCHEAPGKPQSLNFRFGTFPACDCSGCTIMPKLNDVITHPNINILLLSEVKEIIGHVGNFKVKVLKKPRFVDEKKCVGCGNCAVVCPVVKKNEYDYGLSERKAIFMPYQQAIPRKYVIDKEACLRLNGQECSACVEACEFEAPNFEDREQEINLEVGAIIVATGFEPYKPRIHGYLGYHEYDNVITIMELERMLDKAGPTGGIVIRPSDGKIPKKIAFIQCVGSRNRKINAGYCSKVCCMYTMKNAQAIKEVHPDTDITVYYIDIRAVGKGVEEFFHRTREDYGVEYTRGRPARIIEDKETKNLIVRAEETLLNKITERMYDLVVLSVSLVPSEGTQELASMLRLRTSPDGFIQEAHTRMKPVETSMEGIFVCGCAQGPKDVPESMAQARAAALEVAVLLSKKVAKAESLNAFIETDKCIGCGLCVDICPYGAPTPVLTESGVKMKITEALCKGCGTCVVSCPAKAIHARQFTDDQIFSEIKAALEAE is encoded by the coding sequence GTGGTTGTCGCAGCTTGTACGCCGAGAATATGTGAGAAGATTTTTCGAGATAATATTGAGAAAGCTGGATTAAACAGAAACATGTTGCATGTTGCAAATATTCGAGAACAATGTTCATGGGTTCATGCAAACGAGCCATTCAAAGCGACGGAAAAAGCAAAGAATCTCGTTAAGATGGGCGTGAGCCGAGCGAAAACACTGGTACCCGCAGAGGGCGTCGACGTTGAGTTGAAACAAGAGGTGCTCGTCATCGGGGGAGGAGTTGCTGGTGTTGAAGCGGCATACAAACTTGCGGAACTGGGTTTTAAGGTGCATCTCGTCGAGAAGAAACCGATGCTCGGGGGAAACATGGCGACCATGTTTACCTGCCTGCTGTGGTGTCACGAGGCGCCAGGAAAACCTCAGTCGCTCAACTTTAGATTTGGAACTTTTCCAGCGTGCGATTGTTCGGGCTGCACGATCATGCCGAAGTTGAATGATGTCATTACACATCCAAATATCAATATCCTTTTGCTATCCGAGGTTAAAGAGATCATAGGACATGTTGGAAACTTCAAAGTCAAAGTCCTGAAAAAACCACGGTTTGTGGATGAAAAAAAGTGCGTGGGATGTGGCAATTGTGCTGTCGTTTGCCCAGTTGTCAAGAAGAACGAATATGATTACGGACTTTCAGAAAGAAAAGCGATTTTTATGCCTTACCAGCAGGCAATTCCAAGGAAATACGTGATCGATAAGGAGGCATGCCTTCGTTTAAATGGTCAGGAATGTTCAGCATGCGTCGAAGCTTGCGAGTTTGAAGCACCGAATTTTGAAGATCGAGAGCAAGAAATCAATCTCGAGGTAGGTGCTATCATCGTCGCGACTGGCTTCGAACCATATAAACCACGGATTCATGGGTATCTCGGATATCATGAATACGATAATGTCATAACAATCATGGAACTCGAGCGGATGCTCGATAAAGCAGGTCCAACGGGTGGAATCGTTATCAGGCCATCTGATGGGAAGATACCGAAGAAAATCGCATTCATCCAATGTGTTGGGTCGAGGAACAGGAAGATCAACGCAGGGTATTGTTCTAAAGTCTGCTGCATGTATACGATGAAAAATGCCCAGGCGATCAAAGAAGTTCACCCGGACACTGACATCACAGTGTATTACATCGATATAAGGGCCGTGGGAAAGGGTGTGGAAGAGTTTTTCCACAGAACAAGAGAAGATTATGGGGTTGAGTATACACGTGGCAGGCCTGCCAGAATCATCGAAGACAAGGAAACGAAGAATCTCATTGTAAGAGCTGAAGAAACCCTCCTCAACAAAATTACAGAAAGGATGTATGACCTCGTCGTCCTCTCCGTATCGTTGGTCCCGTCCGAGGGTACCCAGGAGCTTGCATCAATGCTCCGATTGAGAACAAGCCCAGATGGATTCATACAAGAGGCGCATACAAGGATGAAGCCGGTGGAGACATCAATGGAGGGCATTTTTGTCTGCGGTTGCGCACAGGGGCCAAAGGATGTTCCGGAGTCGATGGCTCAAGCAAGAGCAGCGGCGCTTGAAGTGGCCGTACTTCTCTCGAAAAAAGTTGCAAAAGCGGAATCGCTGAACGCATTTATAGAAACAGATAAATGCATAGGATGCGGGCTCTGCGTCGATATATGTCCTTATGGCGCCCCAACTCCTGTTTTGACAGAAAGCGGAGTGAAAATGAAGATAACAGAAGCCCTGTGCAAAGGATGCGGAACTTGCGTCGTCTCGTGCCCTGCAAAGGCGATCCATGCTCGACAATTCACTGATGATCAGATCTTTAGCGAAATAAAAGCGGCATTGGAGGCAGAGTGA